In the genome of Quercus robur chromosome 3, dhQueRobu3.1, whole genome shotgun sequence, one region contains:
- the LOC126719682 gene encoding uncharacterized protein LOC126719682, which produces MDIPLFASRRWNTKTTPSSRKVVSIPVQFVGSGRGGSESDSSALKIQKVFRGFLVRKSVKKIAAIRREVDEVERRISREEALESMKNDPKERLRVNETLMSLLFRLDSVRGVDSGVRDCRKSVIKRAIALQEFLDSIVADEQTLGGVDEAPDSSEIGEKQGKVSESEVEVSGADCNLSANCDEYEKIQVAESMSNLSEPKETLKSAADLVCNCNLSANCDGLESENRVDFDESEKIQVAESMSNLSEPNETLKSAADLVGNCNLSSNNDGLESENRVDFDESEKIQAAESNETLNQSVETQSESGSTGNPESLVEENSLKKEVEEEGTEIAEAERKEGNEKEEDCCFGGREDSKRSRELLEKIMEDNKKMMGLMIELFQRNETQTKLLSSLSQRVGQLEKAFMCDKLRKMKKKGAAKTIVDGVEKSPDAKKSEKR; this is translated from the coding sequence ATGGACATTCCGTTGTTCGCAAGCCGCCGTTGGAATACGAAAACGACGCCGTCGTCTCGGAAAGTAGTGTCGATCCCGGTCCAATtcgtcgggtcgggtcggggcGGATCGGAGTCCGACTCTTCGGCGTTGAAGATCCAGAAGGTGTTCCGAGGGTTTCTGGTGAGGAAGAGCGTGAAGAAGATCGCGGCGATCAGGAGAGAAGTCGATGAGGTGGAGAGGCGGATCTCGAGGGAGGAGGCGCTGGAATCGATGAAGAACGACCCGAAGGAGAGGCTGAGGGTGAACGAGACGCTGATGAGCTTGCTCTTCAGGTTGGATTCGGTGAGAGGCGTCGATTCGGGGGTTAGGGATTGCCGGAAGAGTGTGATCAAGAGGGCGATCGCGTTGCAGGAGTTTTTGGACTCCATTGTTGCTGATGAACAAACCCTAGGTGGTGTTGATGAAGCTCCCGACTCCTCCGAAATCGGTGAAAAGCAAGGTAAAGTCTCTGAGTCTGAGGTTGAGGTTTCTGGTGCTGATTGCAATTTGTCTGCGAATTGTGATGAGTATGAGAAAATACAAGTTGCTGAGTCTATGAGTAATTTGAGTGAGCCTAAAGAGACTCTAAAATCTGCTGCTGATTTagtttgtaattgtaatttGTCTGCGAATTGTGATGGTTTAGAGTCGGAAAATCGTGTTGATTTTGATGAGTCCGAGAAGATTCAAGTTGCTGAGTCTATGAGTAATTTGAGTGAGCCTAATGAGACTCTAAAATCTGCTGCTGATTTAGTTGGTAATTGCAATTTGTCTTCGAATAATGATGGTTTAGAGTCGGAAAATCGTGTTGATTTTGATGAGTCTGAGAAGATTCAAGCTGCTGAGTCTAATGAGACTTTAAACCAGTCTGTTGAGACTCAGAGCGAGTCAGGGTCGACTGGGAATCCAGAGAGTTTGGTTGAGGAAAATTCGTTGAAGAAAGAGGTTGAGGAGGAGGGGACGGAGATTGCTGAGGCTGAGAGGAAAGAAGggaatgagaaagaagaagattgcTGTTTTGGAGGGAGAGAGGATAGCAAGAGGAGCAGGGAGCTTTTGGAGAAGATAATGGAGGACAATAAGAAAATGATGGGTTTGATGATCGAACTCTTTCAGAGGAATGAGACGCAGACGAAATTGTTGAGCTCGCTGTCGCAGAGAGTTGGGCAGCTGGAGAAGGCTTTCATGTGTGACAAgttgagaaagatgaagaagaagggTGCTGCTAAGACTATAGTAGATGGGGTGGAAAAATCGCCTGATGCAAAGAAGTCCGAAAAGAGATAG